TGATTAATTTGATTGCCGTAAACATTGTGTATTGCAGGAAGATGTAAAACTCATGGCTGACACGGGTTTGGAAGGCTATCGATTTTCCATTTCATGGTCGAGACTTATTCCCAGTAGGCTCCATGATTCAACTACTCCCTTACTACATATCACGCTGTTATAAGCTTTATCTTTCTTCTCATACTTGATTTTTGTCTTCTTTGTAGATGGAAGAGGCCCTGTTAATCCTAAGGGATTGCAGTATTACAACTATCTCATTGATGATCTTCTCAGTCATGGTTATATTTACATTTTCCTGAGCACTAATTCTTATGTTTTTCAGTTGAAAGTTTAAATGTCGCTCTTGTTAGTAAGAGCATACAAATGATCTATAACGTACCTAATTGACTCCATTGTGTTTTCATTTACATTAATTTGTAGGAATTGAACCACATATCACTCTATGTCATAGTGATCTGCCACAAGCACTTGAAGATGAATATGGAGGATGGATGAGCAGAAAGATAATGTGATCGATGCAGAGTAATTTTAGTTTAGTTCATATTTTGGCAACATATTCTCTATGTCTAATTGACTACAAAAAAATTGTTCATGTTTTCCTTGTAGTGATGACTTCACTGCTTACGCGGATGTGTGCTTCAAGGAATTTGGTGATAGGGTTTTGCAGTGGACTACCTTGAACGAGGCCAATGTATTCGCTTTAGGTGGTTATGATAATGGATTCAGCCCTCCAAATCATTGTTCCCCACCTTTTGGATTTAGACCTTGCTCGAAAGGTAACTCTTCAACCGAGCCATACATAGCAGCTCATAATTTACTACTCGCTCATTCAGCTGTAGTGAGACTTTACAGGAGGAAGTACAAGGTATCACCTTTAAACATCATATCAAGTGATATACGAGTGATTACTAGCGTTCTGAAGTCTTAATGTTTGCTAATAGTTTGTTATGTTCCAATGCAGACAACTCAACATGGTTTTGTAGGACTAAATCTCTTTGCATTTTGGTCCCTTCCTTATACAAATAAAACGACCGATATAATTGCAGCACAACGAGCTAATGATTTTTACCTCGGTTGGTAAGCGCTTATTAGCATCAAGACAATCTCAAACATCATTTGTACAATGATTCAGGAAGTAATGCAAGGCTGAGCTTATTTGCTTCATTAAAATTTCAATCCTCATTGCAGGTTTGCCAGTCCCTTGATATTTGGAGACTATCCTGACGTAATGAAGAGGAATGCTGGCTCTAGATTGCCCAAATTCACAAGACAAGAATCTGCACAAGTTAAAGGCGCTGTAGACTTCATAGCCCTGAACCATTATATGACAGTACATGTCACAGATAGCTCCAGCAGCTTGGAAACTGATATCAGAGACTTCAGTGCTGATGCGGCATTTCAATTTATATGTAAGAATAATGACTAACGCAAAAGATAATGATCCACTGTATTGACATTTGAAGACGATATTCAGCTTCAATTTGGTCGGGTGGACCAAATAAAGATAGATATTTGTGTGATTCAATGCTTTTATCTCTTTATTTATGCAGTGGCAGGTGGTGCAACTACACCACCAGGCATGGTGAGGATTGCGGCATGCATCAATTCTACGGTGCACTTTGCCtttttcatatttatttgtttttccATCTTGACATTTTTCTTCTGAATCAGTATCCAGTGACGGAACCTGGTCTACAAGGAGTACTAGAATATTTCAAGCAAGCTTATGGCAATCCACCTATGTATA
This genomic stretch from Nicotiana sylvestris chromosome 9, ASM39365v2, whole genome shotgun sequence harbors:
- the LOC104214274 gene encoding beta-glucosidase 11-like: MSPAKQFRYVFRVMMLVLPALVFGAQDFSRTDFPDTFVFGSGSSAYQVEGAAFEDGRTPTIWDTFAHAGEYGGATADVTCDAYHKYKEDVKLMADTGLEGYRFSISWSRLIPNGRGPVNPKGLQYYNYLIDDLLSHGIEPHITLCHSDLPQALEDEYGGWMSRKIIDDFTAYADVCFKEFGDRVLQWTTLNEANVFALGGYDNGFSPPNHCSPPFGFRPCSKGNSSTEPYIAAHNLLLAHSAVVRLYRRKYKTTQHGFVGLNLFAFWSLPYTNKTTDIIAAQRANDFYLGWFASPLIFGDYPDVMKRNAGSRLPKFTRQESAQVKGAVDFIALNHYMTVHVTDSSSSLETDIRDFSADAAFQFILAGGATTPPGMYPVTEPGLQGVLEYFKQAYGNPPMYIHENGQMTPRTAILNDTTRVDYLQVYIGNLLDAVRNGSNVKGYFTWSFLDCFELLDAYGSAFGLYYVDLDDKNLQRYPKLSAHWYANFLKGSKHSAILEIEDKVLHSSQSRSSS